One window from the genome of Bacillus rossius redtenbacheri isolate Brsri chromosome 17, Brsri_v3, whole genome shotgun sequence encodes:
- the LOC134540661 gene encoding uncharacterized protein LOC134540661: MKCLVIAVVLLAAVTQSLAGISGWSGGGGGWSGGGGGGGWSGGGGGWNGGGGGGGWSGGGGGGGGGSKIIIYKIISSGGGGLGGGGGGYGGGGGYGGGGGGWKSGGGGGGWSGGGGGWKSGGGGGGWSGGGGGWKSGGGGGGWSGGGGGGGWNGGGGGGGWW, encoded by the exons TGCCTGGTGATCGCGGTGGTGCTGCTGGCGGCGGTGACGCAGTCCTTGGCCG GAATCAGCGGCTGGAGTGGAGGCGGCGGCGGCTggagcggcggcggcgggggcggcggctgGAGCGGCGGAGGCGGCGGCTGGAATGGAGGCGGCGGTGGAGGAGGCTggagcggcggcggcgggggcggtgGAGGCGGCAGCAAGATCATAATCTACAAGATCATCAGCAGCGGGGGCGGCGGGCTCGGAGGCGGCGGCGGTGGATACGGCGGCGGCGGTGGatacggcggcggcggaggcggctGGAAGAGCGGGGGTGGAGGCGGCGGCTGGAGCGGAGGCGGCGGCGGCTGGAAGAGCGGAGGTGGAGGCGGCGGCTGGAGCGGAGGCGGCGGCGGCTGGAAGAGcggcggcggtggcggcggcTGGAGCGGCGGCGGCGGTGGAGGCGGCTGgaacggcggcggcggaggcg GAGGCTGGTGGTAG